One window of the Glycocaulis alkaliphilus genome contains the following:
- the cutA gene encoding divalent-cation tolerance protein CutA, producing MTMHTDEAADSVVLLYTTWPDGAAAEAAARTLLDERLIACANIFPAGRSVFRWDGDVQAEAETVAFFKTSKARAGAARTRLTELHPYDEPCILALPAEPGLSAAGFVQWVASETR from the coding sequence ATGACGATGCACACCGATGAGGCTGCCGATAGTGTGGTTCTGCTTTACACCACCTGGCCGGATGGCGCCGCCGCAGAGGCTGCCGCCCGGACGCTGCTCGATGAAAGGCTGATCGCGTGCGCGAACATCTTCCCCGCCGGACGGTCTGTCTTCCGGTGGGATGGCGACGTGCAGGCCGAGGCCGAGACGGTAGCGTTCTTCAAAACGTCAAAGGCGCGCGCGGGAGCGGCCCGCACACGCCTGACTGAACTTCACCCTTATGACGAACCCTGCATCCTCGCTCTGCCGGCCGAGCCCGGTCTGAGCGCCGCTGGCTTCGTCCAGTGGGTCGCGTCGGAAACCCGCTAA
- the queC gene encoding 7-cyano-7-deazaguanine synthase QueC, whose protein sequence is MAVQASKPAAQDAKGALVLFSGGQDSAVCLAHALTHYDRVETIGFDYGQRHRVELEARVRVRQAMTALDPAWAEKLGGDVLVDISGYGQLAESALTYERVIEMGESGLPTSFVPGRNLVFLVMAAAHAWRRGLDVLVGGMCQTDYSGYPDCREDTLKAQERALSLGLDMPVTIDTPLMFLTKGETWELADGLGGKPLVDLIVEHSHTCYMGDREHRHDWGYGCGTCPACELRAAGWKEWAGA, encoded by the coding sequence ATGGCTGTTCAGGCAAGCAAACCGGCTGCACAAGACGCGAAAGGCGCACTCGTCCTGTTTTCGGGCGGGCAGGATTCGGCTGTCTGTCTGGCACACGCGCTTACCCATTACGACCGCGTGGAAACCATCGGCTTTGACTATGGCCAGCGTCACCGGGTGGAGCTGGAAGCGCGCGTGCGCGTGCGTCAGGCGATGACTGCGCTTGATCCGGCCTGGGCGGAAAAGCTTGGCGGCGATGTGCTGGTGGACATTTCCGGCTATGGCCAGCTGGCCGAGAGCGCACTCACTTATGAACGCGTGATCGAGATGGGCGAAAGCGGCCTTCCGACGAGCTTCGTGCCGGGCCGTAATCTGGTGTTTCTGGTGATGGCGGCGGCCCATGCCTGGCGGCGTGGCCTCGACGTGCTCGTCGGTGGCATGTGCCAGACCGATTATTCCGGCTATCCCGATTGCCGCGAAGACACGCTCAAAGCCCAGGAGCGCGCTTTGTCGCTGGGCCTCGACATGCCGGTGACGATCGATACGCCGCTCATGTTCCTGACCAAGGGCGAGACCTGGGAGCTGGCTGACGGTCTTGGAGGCAAACCGCTTGTCGACCTGATCGTGGAGCATTCCCACACCTGTTACATGGGCGACCGGGAGCATCGCCACGACTGGGGTTATGGCTGTGGCACCTGCCCGGCTTGCGAGCTGCGCGCAGCAGGCTGGAAGGAATGGGCAGGCGCATGA
- the queE gene encoding 7-carboxy-7-deazaguanine synthase, producing MSYAVKETFLTVQGEGGQAGRVAVFLRFAGCNLWSGLERDRAKAVCQFCDTDFVGTDGPGGGKFASAESLAAHVKSYWPGGGKPLVVCTGGEPLLQLDEAAIAALKAAGFEIAVETNGTIEAPEGLDWICVSPKSTAPLKQRSGHELKLVYPQADAMPGLFENLDFGAFRLQPMDGPHQMENAKAAFEYCLTHPQWSLSLQTHKWIGVD from the coding sequence ATGAGCTATGCGGTCAAGGAAACCTTCCTCACCGTACAGGGCGAAGGCGGGCAGGCGGGCCGTGTGGCCGTCTTTCTGCGCTTTGCGGGCTGTAATCTGTGGAGCGGTCTGGAGCGCGACCGGGCAAAAGCCGTCTGCCAGTTCTGTGATACCGATTTTGTCGGAACAGATGGTCCGGGCGGGGGCAAGTTCGCCAGTGCCGAAAGCCTTGCCGCCCATGTAAAAAGCTACTGGCCGGGCGGCGGGAAGCCGCTGGTGGTGTGTACCGGCGGTGAGCCGCTCTTGCAGCTGGATGAGGCGGCGATTGCTGCGCTGAAAGCTGCGGGTTTCGAGATCGCGGTGGAGACCAATGGCACTATCGAGGCACCTGAAGGCCTCGACTGGATCTGTGTCAGCCCGAAATCCACCGCGCCGCTAAAACAGCGTTCCGGTCACGAACTCAAACTGGTTTATCCGCAGGCAGACGCCATGCCCGGCCTGTTTGAAAATCTCGATTTCGGCGCCTTCCGCCTGCAGCCCATGGACGGGCCGCACCAGATGGAGAACGCGAAAGCCGCCTTTGAATACTGCCTAACCCATCCCCAATGGAGCCTGTCGCTCCAGACCCATAAATGGATCGGGGTGGATTAG
- a CDS encoding pirin family protein, which produces MIVKREFSSLGGFSNTWLNARHHFSFGQYYDPNRMGWGALRVWNDDAIRAGTGFDPHPHSDMEIITYVRDGAVTHMDSLGNQGRTVAGDVQVMSAGSGIRHAEYNREDETTRIFQIWIMPDQRGGEPYWNAREFPKDNRSGELVVLASGIEGDTDALPIRANARVLGATVKAGTSIEYKLAAGRHAYLVPATGKVEVNGVSLDARDGAAIKDEPVITITALEESEVVMVDSL; this is translated from the coding sequence ATGATCGTGAAACGCGAATTTTCCAGCCTTGGCGGCTTTTCCAACACCTGGCTCAACGCCCGCCACCATTTCAGCTTCGGCCAGTATTATGATCCCAACCGGATGGGCTGGGGTGCCTTGCGGGTCTGGAATGACGATGCCATCCGGGCCGGTACGGGCTTTGACCCGCATCCCCATTCGGACATGGAGATCATCACCTATGTGCGTGACGGGGCCGTCACCCATATGGACAGCCTTGGCAATCAGGGCCGCACCGTCGCCGGTGATGTGCAGGTGATGAGCGCTGGCTCCGGCATCCGTCACGCGGAATATAACCGCGAGGACGAGACCACCCGCATCTTCCAGATCTGGATCATGCCCGATCAGCGCGGCGGTGAGCCGTATTGGAATGCGCGCGAGTTTCCGAAAGACAACCGCTCGGGCGAGCTGGTGGTTCTCGCCTCCGGCATTGAAGGCGACACCGATGCCCTGCCGATCCGGGCCAATGCCCGCGTGCTCGGCGCTACGGTGAAAGCCGGTACGAGCATCGAGTACAAGCTGGCAGCAGGCCGTCACGCCTATCTCGTCCCTGCTACCGGGAAGGTAGAGGTCAATGGCGTATCCCTCGACGCGCGAGACGGCGCGGCGATCAAGGATGAGCCGGTCATCACCATCACCGCACTGGAGGAATCCGAAGTCGTGATGGTGGATAGTTTGTAG
- a CDS encoding demethoxyubiquinone hydroxylase family protein: MAIRRPGPARNADTIARMIRIDHAGEYGAVHIYRGQRAVFGRLPSKTRIARQLEHMEADEQAHLDAFDRYIAERGVRPTALSPVWRLAGFGLGMATALMGEKAAHACTEAVESVIEGHYGEQVKELEAMGETELAADFARYQEEEVAHKNLAVDEGAHDAPGYPLLSALIKTGCRIAIKVTERI; this comes from the coding sequence ATGGCCATCCGCCGCCCCGGCCCCGCCCGTAATGCAGACACCATCGCCCGGATGATCCGTATCGACCATGCAGGCGAGTATGGCGCCGTCCACATCTATCGCGGCCAGCGCGCCGTGTTCGGCCGCCTTCCCTCCAAGACCCGCATTGCGCGCCAGCTGGAACATATGGAAGCCGACGAGCAGGCCCATCTCGATGCCTTTGATCGCTATATCGCCGAGCGCGGCGTGCGCCCGACAGCGCTCAGCCCGGTCTGGCGGCTCGCGGGTTTCGGTCTTGGCATGGCCACCGCCCTGATGGGCGAGAAGGCCGCTCATGCCTGCACCGAGGCGGTCGAAAGCGTGATCGAGGGCCATTATGGCGAGCAGGTCAAAGAGCTCGAAGCCATGGGCGAGACAGAACTGGCTGCGGACTTTGCCCGCTACCAGGAAGAAGAAGTCGCCCACAAGAATCTCGCCGTGGATGAAGGCGCACACGATGCGCCGGGCTATCCCTTGCTGTCCGCGCTGATCAAGACCGGCTGCCGTATCGCCATCAAGGTGACAGAGCGGATCTGA
- a CDS encoding disulfide bond formation protein B, which produces MSLFAPLPAPLRIALEPRNWPLIAAGVSLALLAGAFAFEYIGGLLPCPMCVTQRWAHAAIAGAGITVFLALRALPLPDLSARLGVGLVGVLSLVSAWHAIHHVLVEYEILDLPPSCAGVSSGPVSLAQMEALFDSARTIPQCNEVVWSLFGVSMAGWNALLSLGLAAISFLVLINAMRRPR; this is translated from the coding sequence ATGAGCCTGTTTGCGCCCCTGCCCGCTCCGCTGCGCATCGCGCTGGAGCCGCGAAACTGGCCGCTGATCGCGGCGGGTGTTTCGCTTGCCTTGCTGGCGGGTGCCTTTGCGTTTGAATATATCGGCGGGCTGCTGCCCTGCCCGATGTGCGTGACCCAGCGCTGGGCGCATGCCGCCATCGCGGGCGCAGGCATCACGGTGTTTCTCGCGCTTCGCGCCCTGCCTCTACCAGATTTGTCAGCGCGCCTTGGCGTCGGGCTGGTCGGCGTGCTCAGCCTCGTCAGCGCGTGGCATGCTATCCACCACGTGCTGGTGGAGTACGAAATTCTGGACCTGCCGCCCTCATGCGCGGGCGTCTCCAGCGGGCCGGTCAGCCTTGCCCAGATGGAGGCGCTGTTCGATAGCGCGCGCACCATCCCGCAATGCAATGAGGTGGTGTGGTCGCTGTTCGGTGTATCCATGGCGGGGTGGAACGCGCTTCTATCGCTTGGCCTTGCCGCAATCTCGTTTCTTGTCCTGATCAACGCCATGAGGAGGCCCCGCTAA
- a CDS encoding exopolysaccharide biosynthesis protein, translating into MENTAHDTGMISRLESIAADAPEDGLTLGELTEQLGEQAFGVVLFVLAVPVCMPFLYGIPQIVALPMLAICAQLAMGRETLWLPGRFAARRLSKADLVKTAQGAKKWFGWIEHFAAPRLAFLSGAIAHRIAGAMFCLFCLSILVPLPLTNSTPGVALALAALGLINRDGLLVLAGVIIGTGWIIILYGGLIILGPAFIELLIDVLRRALDEGVWAIVLLGVLGLVALAAIVIWRRRQARTKP; encoded by the coding sequence ATGGAAAACACGGCGCACGACACCGGCATGATCTCCCGTCTGGAGAGCATTGCAGCCGACGCTCCTGAAGACGGTCTGACGCTGGGCGAGCTGACAGAGCAGCTGGGCGAGCAGGCCTTCGGGGTGGTGCTGTTCGTACTGGCCGTACCGGTCTGCATGCCTTTCCTCTATGGCATCCCCCAGATTGTCGCCCTGCCCATGCTGGCCATCTGTGCGCAGCTGGCGATGGGGCGCGAAACCTTGTGGCTCCCCGGGCGCTTCGCGGCTCGGCGCCTGTCCAAGGCGGATCTGGTGAAAACCGCCCAAGGCGCAAAGAAATGGTTCGGCTGGATCGAGCATTTCGCCGCGCCGCGCCTGGCCTTTCTGTCCGGCGCGATAGCGCACCGGATTGCGGGCGCGATGTTCTGCCTGTTCTGCCTGTCGATACTGGTGCCGCTGCCCCTGACCAATTCCACGCCCGGCGTGGCGCTGGCGCTGGCCGCTCTTGGCCTCATCAATCGCGACGGGCTGCTGGTGCTGGCCGGCGTGATTATCGGAACGGGCTGGATCATCATCCTCTATGGCGGTCTGATCATCCTGGGCCCGGCCTTTATCGAGCTGCTGATCGATGTGCTCCGCCGGGCGCTTGATGAGGGCGTATGGGCGATTGTGCTGCTGGGTGTGCTCGGCCTTGTTGCACTGGCCGCCATCGTCATCTGGCGGCGCAGGCAGGCCCGCACAAAGCCCTGA